In Chlamydia serpentis, the following are encoded in one genomic region:
- a CDS encoding type B 50S ribosomal protein L31 — MKKNTHPEYRQVLFVDSSTGYKFVCGSTYQSEKTEIFEGQEYPVCYVSVSSSSHPFFTGSKKFVDAEGRVDKFLKRYSNVRQSVQQAQPEEDNLTSVKGKKKVVSKKKK; from the coding sequence AAATACCCACCCTGAATACAGACAAGTTTTATTTGTAGATTCTTCGACAGGGTATAAGTTTGTTTGTGGATCTACATATCAAAGTGAAAAAACAGAAATTTTTGAAGGTCAGGAGTATCCTGTATGTTATGTCAGCGTTTCCTCTTCTTCGCATCCCTTTTTCACTGGAAGTAAGAAATTTGTTGATGCTGAAGGTAGGGTAGATAAGTTCTTGAAACGCTACAGTAATGTCAGACAATCTGTACAGCAGGCGCAGCCCGAAGAAGATAATTTAACTTCTGTTAAGGGAAAGAAAAAAGTTGTAAGTAAGAAAAAGAAGTAA
- the prfA gene encoding peptide chain release factor 1, which translates to MKNKIAEYLNRLAEIEIKISNPEIFSNSKEYTALSKEHSYLLELKNAYDKILNLEKVLSDDKQALAIEKDQEMIVMLEEGINVNKIELEKLNKILESLLVPPDPDDDLNVIMELRAGTGGEEAALFVGDCVRMYHLYASAKGWKYEVLSVSESDLKGYKEYVMGISGTGVKRLLQYEAGTHRVQRVPETETQGRVHTSAITIAVLPEPSEEDTELFINEKDLKIDTFRASGAGGQHVNVTDSAVRITHLPTGVVVTCQDERSQHKNKDKAMRILKARIRDAEMQKRHNEASAMRSAQVGSGDRSERIRTYNFSQNRVTDHRIGLTLYSLDKVMEGDLDPITMALVRHAYHQLLEHGN; encoded by the coding sequence ATGAAGAACAAAATTGCCGAATATTTAAACCGGTTAGCAGAAATCGAAATAAAAATTTCAAATCCTGAAATTTTTTCTAATTCTAAAGAGTATACTGCTCTTAGTAAGGAACATTCGTATCTTCTAGAATTAAAAAATGCATACGATAAGATATTGAATTTAGAAAAGGTGCTTTCTGATGATAAGCAGGCCCTAGCTATTGAGAAGGATCAAGAAATGATCGTGATGCTAGAAGAGGGAATTAACGTAAATAAAATAGAGCTAGAGAAATTAAATAAGATATTGGAAAGTTTACTTGTCCCTCCAGATCCTGATGATGATTTAAATGTTATTATGGAATTACGAGCAGGTACAGGAGGTGAGGAGGCAGCCCTTTTTGTTGGAGATTGTGTTCGGATGTATCATCTTTATGCTTCGGCTAAAGGATGGAAATATGAAGTGCTCTCTGTATCTGAATCTGATCTTAAAGGATATAAAGAATATGTTATGGGGATCTCAGGAACTGGAGTTAAGCGTTTACTTCAGTATGAAGCAGGTACTCATCGTGTTCAGAGAGTTCCTGAAACAGAAACTCAAGGACGAGTACATACATCTGCAATTACAATAGCAGTTCTCCCCGAACCCTCAGAAGAAGACACAGAACTCTTCATTAATGAGAAGGATTTAAAAATAGATACATTCAGAGCATCTGGAGCCGGAGGACAGCACGTAAATGTTACGGACTCTGCGGTAAGAATTACTCACTTACCTACAGGGGTAGTAGTCACTTGTCAAGATGAACGTAGTCAACATAAAAATAAAGATAAGGCAATGCGTATTCTTAAAGCTCGGATTCGTGATGCAGAAATGCAAAAAAGACATAACGAGGCTTCTGCTATGCGTTCTGCTCAAGTAGGTAGCGGAGATCGTTCAGAAAGAATTCGCACTTATAATTTTTCGCAAAATCGTGTTACTGATCATAGGATAGGCTTAACTTTATATAGTCTGGATAAAGTTATGGAAGGAGACTTGGATCCAATTACGATGGCCTTGGTTAGACATGCGTATCATCAGTTGCTTGAGCATGGAAATTAA
- the prmC gene encoding peptide chain release factor N(5)-glutamine methyltransferase, with amino-acid sequence MEIKKVIEEGIAYLDYYGVPLSHSEALYILMDLLGLSSRAKLLDLFEINASMLHEYQNRLVIRARRYPTAYLHGKTNFLGLTLNVDSRVLIPRAETELLAEYIIKYLMLHSEIQTFYDICCGSGCLGLAIKKYCPHVDVVLSDICPKAIAVAKINAESHGLDVKILLGDLFAPYDSPADAFVCNPPYLSFNEIIRTDPEVRCYEPWKALIGGPTGLEFYERIAQELFKILIPKGVGWLEIGYNQGKSVQNIFLKKGIGGRIYQDLSGHDRIFFLEMDPRDPVSSTIYS; translated from the coding sequence ATGGAAATTAAAAAAGTTATTGAAGAGGGTATTGCCTATTTAGATTATTACGGCGTACCTTTATCTCATTCGGAAGCTCTTTATATCCTTATGGATTTGTTAGGACTAAGTTCACGGGCAAAATTGCTAGATCTTTTTGAAATTAATGCATCTATGTTGCACGAATATCAAAACCGACTTGTCATAAGAGCTCGACGGTATCCTACCGCCTATCTTCACGGGAAGACTAATTTTTTAGGGCTAACATTAAATGTAGATTCTAGGGTCCTAATTCCTAGAGCAGAGACCGAGTTGCTTGCTGAGTATATCATTAAGTATCTCATGCTCCACTCTGAGATTCAAACTTTTTATGATATTTGTTGTGGCAGTGGATGTTTAGGACTAGCAATAAAAAAATATTGTCCTCATGTTGATGTTGTACTTTCAGATATTTGTCCTAAGGCTATTGCTGTTGCTAAGATTAATGCAGAAAGTCATGGACTAGATGTCAAAATTCTTCTTGGGGATTTATTTGCTCCCTATGATAGTCCTGCTGACGCTTTTGTATGTAATCCTCCCTACTTGTCCTTTAACGAAATTATTCGTACAGATCCTGAAGTGCGTTGTTATGAGCCATGGAAGGCTCTTATTGGAGGTCCTACAGGATTAGAGTTTTACGAGCGTATAGCTCAAGAATTATTTAAGATTTTGATTCCGAAAGGAGTGGGATGGCTTGAGATTGGTTATAATCAGGGAAAAAGTGTGCAGAATATTTTTTTGAAAAAAGGCATAGGTGGTCGTATTTATCAAGATTTGTCTGGTCACGATAGGATTTTTTTTCTTGAAATGGATCCAAGAGATCCTGTATCCTCAACAATTTATTCTTGA